ATGACCCTGCCGATGAAGGACGAGCTGATCGGCAATTTTCTCCACGGCATCCTCCACGGCGGAGTGATCGCCTCGCTGCTAGACGTAGCCGGCGGCGCCATGGCACTGATTGGCGCCTTCGAGCGCCACCACCAGCTGCCGGGCAACGAGCGCCTGGCACGGCTGTCGAAGCTCGGCACCATCGACCTGCGCATCGACTACCTGCGCCCCGGTCGCGGCCGCTGCTTCACCGCCACCGCGGTGCTGCTGCGCTCGGGCAACAAGGTGGCGGTGGTGCGCAGCGAACTGCACAACGATGAGGGCGTGCTGGTCGCGGTGGGCACCGGCACCTACCTGTGCGGCTAGCCCCGCGCCAGGCGGGTGAGGATGCGGTCCAGCGCGTTGGCGAAGGCCTGGCGGTCCTTGTCCGAATAGGCGCCCTGGCCGCCACCGACCTGGCCCTGCTCGCGTAGCTCGGTAAAAAGGTTGCGAGTGGCCAGCTTGTCGCCCATATTGCGCTCGTCGAATTCACGGCCGCGCGGATCGAGGGCGGCGACGCCCTTCTTCACCAAGCGATCGGCCAGCGGCACGTCGCTGCAGATCACCAGCTCGCCGGGCACCGCATGCTCGACCAGGTAATCGTCCGCCGCATCCGGACCACTCGGCACCACGATCAGGCGCACGCAGGCGAAGCTCGGCCGCGCCACCGCCTGACCGGCCACCAGCACCACCTCGAGGCCACGCTTGAGGGCGAACTTCACCACCTGATCCCGTGCCGCCCGCGGGCAGGCGTCGGCATCGATCCAGACTCGCAGGGTCATGCATTTCTCCGCAAATGATCAGCCAGGGCGGCAGGCGTCTCCTGCCGCTCGATGCCGCCCATTCTATGCCAGGACGCAGAATGCCCGCGCCAGCAGGCGCTCGCCGAACAGTTGCAAGCCCGAATACACCCGGGACTCGACTGGAGATACGAAGGCGCCGCCGTTGCCTGTTACCCTCCAGGTGACTTGCCTCGACTGCCCGCCCCCTATCCTCTTGCGATCGCTGATCGCCCATAGCTGCGGAGTTTGCCCGATGACGTTCTGGAGCCGCCTGCAAGAACCCGCCACCGCCCTGGTCTGCGGCGCCAGCCGCGGCATCGGCCTGGCGCTCAGCGAACAGTTGCTGGCCCGCCCGGATGTGGCTTGCGTCTGGGCCCTGGCCCGTCAGGCCGGCCAGTCCGAGGGCCTCGCGGCCCTCGCCGTACAGCACGGCGAGCGCCTGCAGCGGCTGGATATCGACGTGACCGACGAAACGCAGCTGGCCGAGCTGGGCCTGCGGCTCAAGGCTGAGATCCCCCGCCTGCACCTGCTGCTGTGCACGGTCGGCGTGCTGCAGGGCGGCGCCTCGAAGGCCGAGAAGGGTTTGGCCCAGCTCGACCTGGCCGGCTTGCAGGCGACCTTTCAGGTCAACGCCTTCGCCCCGATCCTGCTGCTCAAGCACCTGCTACCGCTGCTGCGTGGCCGCCATCCCTGCACCTTCGCCGCATTGTCGGCGCGGGTCGGCTCGATCGGCGACAATCGCCTCGGCGGCTGGTACAGCTACCGGGCCAGCAAGGCGGCGCTCAACCAATTGCTGCACACCGCCAGCATCGAGCTGAGCCGCCTGAATCCGCAGAGCTCGGTGCTGGCGCTGCACCCGGGCACCACCGACACCGAGCTGTCGCGGCCCTTTCAGGCCAACGTACCGCCGGCGCAGCTGTTCGAGGTTTCCTTCACGGCGCAGCGCCTGCTGGAGCAGGTCGAGCGCCACGGCCCCGAACAGTCGGGCAGCTTCTGGGCCTGGGACGGCCAGCCGATCGAGTGGTAGGCCGCGGCCTCAGGCCGGACCGCGGCGCACGGTGGCCAGCAGGGCGGCGGCGCCGATGAACAGGGCGCCGAAACAGCGGTTCATCAGGCGCTGCTGACGCGGCGTGCGCAGCAGGCGCAAGACTCGCGAGGCCAAACCGGTGTAGCCGGCCATGACCAGCAGATCAATGCAGATCATGGTCACGCCCATCAGCAGGTACTGGGGCAGCAGCGGCGCATGGGGATTGAGGAACTGCGGCAGCACCGCCAGCATGAAGATGATCGCCTTGGGGTTGCTGATGTTGACCAGAAAACCGCGCAGCACCAGGGTCAACGGCCGCCCGATGGGACGCTGGTCGGGAGTTGCCGCCAGGTCGGCGGGCAGCGCGCGCCACTGGCGGTAACCGAGGTAGACCAGGTACAGCACGCCGAACCATTTGATCAGGCTGAAAGCCAAGGCAGATGCGGCGAGAATCGCCCCGACCCCGGCGGCGACGATGACGATCTGCAGGGCGAGGCCGAGCTGCAGGCCCAGGGCGGTCCAGTAACCGCGCCAGAAACCGTATTGCAGGCCCGACGACATCGAGGCGATGGCCCCCGCCCCAGGCGACAGGCTGATCACCCAACAGGCAACGAAAAACGCGAGCCAGGTCTGCAAGGCCATGGCGGACACCTCGAAACGAATGGTTGAAGGGCATTGCCCAGAATAAAAAAGGGGCAGGCTTCTCAGCCTACCCCTTCGCGTGCCGAGTGCCCAGTTACACGGGTTGGTCCGGCGTGTTCTTGCGCAGGTGCACCGGCTCAACGCCCTTCTTCCGCGCCATGGCGCCGCGCAGGCGGATGTTGATCGCCTCCACCGCCAGCGAGAAGGCCATGGCGAAGTAGACGTAGCCCTTGGGCACGTGCACATCCAGGGATTCGGCCACCAGCACGGTACCGACCACGATCAGGAACGACAGGGCCAGCATCTTCAGGCTCGGGTGCTTGTCGATGAAGTCGCTGATGGTGCCGGCCGACAGCATCATCACGATGACCGAGATGACGATGGCGGCGACCATCACCGGCACGTTGTCGACCAGCCCGACCGCGGTGATCACCGAGTCCAGGGAGAAGACGATGTCGATGATGGCGATCTGCACGATGATGCCCATGAAGCCATAGGCCTTGCCGGCCGCCTGCTGCGCCTCCTCGGCGCCCTCCAGGCTGTGGTAGATCTCCATGGTGCTCTTGAACAGCAGGAACAGGCCGCCGAAGAACAGGATCAGGTCACGCCCGGAAATGCCCTGCTCGAATACCTGGAACAGGTCGGCGGTCAGACGCATCACCCAGGTGATCGACAACAGCAGCAGGATGCGCGTACCCATGGCCAGGGCCAGGCCGAAGAAGCGCGCCTGCGGCTGCTTTTCCTTGGGCAGGCGGCTGACCAGGATCGAGATGAAGATGATGTTGTCGATGCCGAGGACGATTTCCAGGGCGGTCAGGGTGAGAAATGCGACCCAGAGTTCCGGGTTGGCGAGCCATTCCATAGTGCGTTAGATCTCGTAGTTGCGGGATGTGGGAAAAGTACCGTTGCGCCAGCGGCGCACGGCTTTCTGAAAGAACAGGCTGTTGGGCACCTGCACCAGCGCGCCGGGACTGTCCGAACCCTGGTCTTCCAGGGTGGTGTAGAACAGGTTGATCGCCAGCACCCGGCCCTTGACCCCGGGCTTGTCGGCGCTCTCGATGATCTCGACGCTGTCGCCCAGGCGGAACGGCGCCAGGGTGAAGATCAGCAGCGCACAGAACAGGTTGGACAGCACGCTCCAGACCGCGAAGAAGGCAATGGCGGCCACCGCCGCGAAGCCGGTCAGCGCCGTCCACAGCACCTGGGCGGACACCCCCAGGCGCTCCAGCACCAGCAGCACGGCGCCGCCAACGACCAGCCAGCGCAGGCCGTTGCGCAGCGACCCCAGGGCCGTCGCCGGGACCTGCGGGTAGCGTTCGCCAAGACGCTTGAGACCGCGCGCCATCAGGCGTTGCAACAGCCAGGCGAGCAGCAGAATCAGCAGCACCTGGGCCACGCGCAGCAGCGGCTCGCTCCAGGTCGCCAGCCAGGGCCACTCGAGCAACAGCGGGTTCAACTGGCCGCCTCGAGCTGGGCCTGCAGCGCCTCCAGGCTTTCCAGGGCGAGCATCCAGCGCTCCTCCAGATCGGCCTCGCGCCCCTTGAGCCTGGCCTGCTCGGCCAAGAGGTCGCGCAGCTCGTCCTTGCGCGCCGCCTCGTACAGGGCGCCATCACCCAGGCGGGCTTCGATCGCGGCGAGCTGTTCGTGCAGCTGGCCGAGCTCGCGCTCCAGCTTGTCGGCCTCGCGCTTGTGCGGGGCCAGCTGCTGGCGCAGCGCCGCCGCGGCCTGGCGCTGGGCGCGCTTGTCGGTCTTGTCCAGACTGCTGTCGGCCACACTCACCGATGTCGGCGCCTGGCGTGCCCGGTAGTCGAGCAGCCAGCGGGCATAGTCCTCGAGATCGCCATCGAACGGCTGCACGCGGCCGTCGGCGACCAGCAGGAACTCGTCGGTGGTGCTCTTGAGCAGATGGCGGTCGTGGGACACCACCACCACGGCCCCGGCGAACTCCTGCAGGGCCAGGGTCAGCGCCAGGCGCATCTCCAGGTCGAGGTGGTTGGTCGGCTCGTCGAGCAGCAGCAGGTTCGGTCGTTCCCAGGCGATCAGGGCCAAGGCCAGGCGCGCCTTCTCGCCGCCGGAAAAGTTAAGCACCGGCTCGTCGCAGCGCGCGCCGCGGAAGTCGAAGCCGCCGAGGAAATCGCGCAGGGCCTGCTCCCGTTCGCTCGGGGCAAGGCGCTGCAGGTGCAGCAGCGGACTGGCCTTGTCGTCGAGGGCGTCGAGCTGGTGCTGGGCGAAATAGCCGACCACCAGGTTCTCGCCGCGCTGCAGGCGGCCGCCGAGGGGCTGCAGCTCGCCGGCCAGGTTCTTGATCAGGGTCGACTTGCCGGCGCCGTTCGGCCCCAGCAGGCCCAGGCGCGCGCCAGGCGCCAGATTCAGCTTGACCTGCTCCAGTACCGCCTTGTCACCGTAGCCGAGGCGGCCCTCGGCCAGGTCCAGCAGCGGGCTGGATATCTTGCTGGCCTCGCGGAAGCTGAAGTCGAAAGGCGAGTCGACATGGGCCGGGGCCAGCTCCTCGAGGCGCTCCAGGGCCTTGATCCGGCTCTGCGCCTGGCGCGCCTTGGTCGCCTGGGCCTTGAAGCGGGCGATGTATTTCTCCATGTGCGCGCGCTGCGCCTGCTGCTTCTCGTAGGCCTGCTGCTGCTGGGCCAGGCGCTCGGCGCGGGTGCGCTCGAAGGCCGAATAGCCACCGCGATACAGCGTCAGCTTCTGCTGGTCCAGATGGGCCACGTGGTCGACCACCGCGTCGAGGAAATCGCGGTCGTGGGAGATCAGCAGCAGGGTGCCGGGATAGCTCTTCAGCCAGCCTTCCAGCCAGAGGATCGCGTCCAGGTCCAGGTGGTTGGTCGGCTCGTCCAGCAGCAACAGGTCCGACGGGCACATCAGCGCCTGGGCCAGGTTCAGGCGCATGCGCCAGCCACCGGAGAAGTCGCCGACGCGGCGGTCCATCTGGCCATGCTCGAAGCCCAGGCCGGCCAGCAGCTTGCGCGCACGGGTCGAGGCCGTGTAGCCGTCGGCGCTGTCCAGTTCGGTGTGCAGGCGGGCGATGGCGGCGCCATCCTGGGCGGCTTCGGCCGCCGCCAGCTGGGCCTGCAGGCCGCGCAGGCGGACGTCGCCGTCGAGCACATAGTCGACCGCCAGGCGCTCGAGATTGTCGACCTCCTGACGCATATGGGCGATGCGCCAGTCCGCCGGCAGCAGGCAATCGCCCGCGTCGGGACCCAGCTCGCCGCGCAGCAAGGCGAACAGGCTGGATTTGCCGGCGCCATTGGCGCCGATCAGGCCGGCTTTCTGGCCGGCGTGCAGGGTCAGCTCGGCGCCTTCTAGCAGGCGCTGCGGACCACGCTGTAGCGTGAGGTTCTGGAGTCGGATCATAATGGCGGCGAATTCTATCAGAGTCGCCCGCCACATACCCGGAAAGCACCATGCCCACTGATCTGTGGCGTTTCGCCGAACACTACTACCAACGCCCCGGCGTCGAGGCGGCCTGCCTGCAGCTGCAGGCCAGTGGCGCCGATGTCTGCCTGCTGATCTGCGGCGTCTGGCTCGGTCGCCGTGGCGTCGCCTGCAGCGCAGTGCGGATCGAGCAGCTAAAGGCCATCGCCCAGCCCTGGCAACACCAGGTGGTCGAACGGTTGCGACAGCTGCGCCAGGACTGGCGAGGCGCGGCCCAAGGCGACGAGACCCTGGCCGCGCTGCGCGAACAGGTCAAGCGTCTGGAGCTGGAAGCCGAGCGGGAACAGTTGCATCGCCTGGCCATACTGAGCCAGGCCTGGCCGATTGGCGCCGCGCAGGATCTGCAGAGCTGGCTGGAGGCCTTCTCCCCCACGACCACTGAAGCGGACCGCGACGCGCTGCAACAGCTGCGCGTCGCGGCCCTGCAGCCCTAGGAGGCGGCCGGCGGAGTACCGCCGCCACTCTCCGGGGTCGTGCTCGACGCAGACGGGTCCGCCTTCGCAGCGGTAGCCGCCGAGGCGCTACTGGTCGGCTTGGCGGCAGCGGGCTTGCGGGCGACCGTTCGCTTCGTCGCCGGTTTCGCGGCGGACTTGGCCGGCGCCTTCGCCACAGGTTTGGCGGTCGCCTTGGCCGGCGTCTTGCGCGCTGGTGCCTTCACCGGCGCTTTCGCCGCCGCGGCGCTGGCGTCGGCCTCCGCCGCAGGCTTGACGGCCGGTTTCGCAGCGGCCCGCGCCGGGGCCTTGGCGGCGGGTTTAGTCGCCTTGGCAGCAGGCCGAGCAGCAGGTTTGGCAGCCGGCGCTGCGGCGGCCGACGTCACGCTCGCCGACTTCGCAGCGGCGGCGGGTTTCCGCGCTGCGGGCTTGGTCACGCTTTTCGCTACAGGCTTGGCGGTCGCCTTGGCCGGGGCCTTGGTTGCCGTGGCCTTGGCTTTGGCGGGTGCCTTCACGGCCGAGCTCTTGGCTGCGGGCTTGCTGGCCGCCTTGGCGGCCGCCGGCTTGGCCTCACGACTGCTCAGCGCCTTGCCGGCTGCCTCCTTGACCTTGCCCACGCCCTGGGCCAGCTTCAGGCTCTGCTGGGCATCACGCTTGAGTTGCAGGATATAGTCGCGGGTCTCGGTTTGCCGATCCTTCAGGGTATCGAGCAGGTCCTCCAGTTCGGCCACCAGGGTCTTGGCCTTGGCCTGGGTCTTGGCCTTGCCGGCCGCCGCGGCGTCCTGCAATTTGCCGCGGGCCTTGTGCAGTTTTTCCTGGGCGTTGCCGCGCTGTTTCTCCAGCTTGGCCAAGAGCTTTTCGGCATCGACCTGGGCTTGCGAGCAGGCTTTTTCCAGATGCTCGAGCAGGCTGTTGGACAGCTGATGGAGCAGGTGCAGGGGGGTAGATACCGTACTCTTCTTAGGGTTCTTCTTGGCCGACATGTCGCGCCTCCTGGCGGGTGTAGATGCAGCCCATACTAGTCCGCCGAACTGGCAGTCGCTAGTTCACCCATTGGTTGGGCGCCACTCGCCAGGCTATTCGGAACGCGACTTACGGGGCGAAGTCGCCCCCATAGAGTCCCACCCACCGAACGCCAATCCCGGTGCGGTAGTCGCTTGAGGATTACCGGCTCACCAACGCAGAGTGCGGGAAACGGTTTGAGTTCAGCAGGGGAAACTACGGCGGCAGGCGAATGCCTGCACAAGGAAGGCCTCGCGCTTCGCTCGGCTCAGGGCCGGACGCGCCGCAAAGGCTTGGGTGATGAGGATCGAATGAGCGCGGACGCGCAGTGCTGCGC
The genomic region above belongs to Pseudomonas benzenivorans and contains:
- a CDS encoding thioesterase family protein, which produces MTQPYEFTAELQEAVSSFMQRIPFNQVLGIQLEQLSPEKVIMTLPMKDELIGNFLHGILHGGVIASLLDVAGGAMALIGAFERHHQLPGNERLARLSKLGTIDLRIDYLRPGRGRCFTATAVLLRSGNKVAVVRSELHNDEGVLVAVGTGTYLCG
- a CDS encoding YaiI/YqxD family protein — its product is MRVWIDADACPRAARDQVVKFALKRGLEVVLVAGQAVARPSFACVRLIVVPSGPDAADDYLVEHAVPGELVICSDVPLADRLVKKGVAALDPRGREFDERNMGDKLATRNLFTELREQGQVGGGQGAYSDKDRQAFANALDRILTRLARG
- a CDS encoding SDR family NAD(P)-dependent oxidoreductase; this encodes MTFWSRLQEPATALVCGASRGIGLALSEQLLARPDVACVWALARQAGQSEGLAALAVQHGERLQRLDIDVTDETQLAELGLRLKAEIPRLHLLLCTVGVLQGGASKAEKGLAQLDLAGLQATFQVNAFAPILLLKHLLPLLRGRHPCTFAALSARVGSIGDNRLGGWYSYRASKAALNQLLHTASIELSRLNPQSSVLALHPGTTDTELSRPFQANVPPAQLFEVSFTAQRLLEQVERHGPEQSGSFWAWDGQPIEW
- the rhtB gene encoding homoserine/homoserine lactone efflux protein, giving the protein MALQTWLAFFVACWVISLSPGAGAIASMSSGLQYGFWRGYWTALGLQLGLALQIVIVAAGVGAILAASALAFSLIKWFGVLYLVYLGYRQWRALPADLAATPDQRPIGRPLTLVLRGFLVNISNPKAIIFMLAVLPQFLNPHAPLLPQYLLMGVTMICIDLLVMAGYTGLASRVLRLLRTPRQQRLMNRCFGALFIGAAALLATVRRGPA
- a CDS encoding TerC family protein, giving the protein MEWLANPELWVAFLTLTALEIVLGIDNIIFISILVSRLPKEKQPQARFFGLALAMGTRILLLLSITWVMRLTADLFQVFEQGISGRDLILFFGGLFLLFKSTMEIYHSLEGAEEAQQAAGKAYGFMGIIVQIAIIDIVFSLDSVITAVGLVDNVPVMVAAIVISVIVMMLSAGTISDFIDKHPSLKMLALSFLIVVGTVLVAESLDVHVPKGYVYFAMAFSLAVEAINIRLRGAMARKKGVEPVHLRKNTPDQPV
- a CDS encoding mechanosensitive ion channel domain-containing protein, translated to MAAIAFFAVWSVLSNLFCALLIFTLAPFRLGDSVEIIESADKPGVKGRVLAINLFYTTLEDQGSDSPGALVQVPNSLFFQKAVRRWRNGTFPTSRNYEI
- a CDS encoding ATP-binding cassette domain-containing protein produces the protein MIRLQNLTLQRGPQRLLEGAELTLHAGQKAGLIGANGAGKSSLFALLRGELGPDAGDCLLPADWRIAHMRQEVDNLERLAVDYVLDGDVRLRGLQAQLAAAEAAQDGAAIARLHTELDSADGYTASTRARKLLAGLGFEHGQMDRRVGDFSGGWRMRLNLAQALMCPSDLLLLDEPTNHLDLDAILWLEGWLKSYPGTLLLISHDRDFLDAVVDHVAHLDQQKLTLYRGGYSAFERTRAERLAQQQQAYEKQQAQRAHMEKYIARFKAQATKARQAQSRIKALERLEELAPAHVDSPFDFSFREASKISSPLLDLAEGRLGYGDKAVLEQVKLNLAPGARLGLLGPNGAGKSTLIKNLAGELQPLGGRLQRGENLVVGYFAQHQLDALDDKASPLLHLQRLAPSEREQALRDFLGGFDFRGARCDEPVLNFSGGEKARLALALIAWERPNLLLLDEPTNHLDLEMRLALTLALQEFAGAVVVVSHDRHLLKSTTDEFLLVADGRVQPFDGDLEDYARWLLDYRARQAPTSVSVADSSLDKTDKRAQRQAAAALRQQLAPHKREADKLERELGQLHEQLAAIEARLGDGALYEAARKDELRDLLAEQARLKGREADLEERWMLALESLEALQAQLEAAS
- a CDS encoding TIGR02444 family protein; its protein translation is MPTDLWRFAEHYYQRPGVEAACLQLQASGADVCLLICGVWLGRRGVACSAVRIEQLKAIAQPWQHQVVERLRQLRQDWRGAAQGDETLAALREQVKRLELEAEREQLHRLAILSQAWPIGAAQDLQSWLEAFSPTTTEADRDALQQLRVAALQP
- a CDS encoding AlgP family protein; its protein translation is MSAKKNPKKSTVSTPLHLLHQLSNSLLEHLEKACSQAQVDAEKLLAKLEKQRGNAQEKLHKARGKLQDAAAAGKAKTQAKAKTLVAELEDLLDTLKDRQTETRDYILQLKRDAQQSLKLAQGVGKVKEAAGKALSSREAKPAAAKAASKPAAKSSAVKAPAKAKATATKAPAKATAKPVAKSVTKPAARKPAAAAKSASVTSAAAAPAAKPAARPAAKATKPAAKAPARAAAKPAVKPAAEADASAAAAKAPVKAPARKTPAKATAKPVAKAPAKSAAKPATKRTVARKPAAAKPTSSASAATAAKADPSASSTTPESGGGTPPAAS